From Microbacterium sp. LWH11-1.2, one genomic window encodes:
- a CDS encoding DUF2004 domain-containing protein: protein MAIEHDYFGLLSSGPDGSIFWSETVELGDQSVTVDLTAPDQDDVSADALDIAAALIAGLENVDDTARRGMLSEVDDRTSEVTEYILQQQETYGDDLPDVLVDVSGDAAVDIIRSLRLMSMTILADEHGGSEPFAVLEYALDDSSTDDVLLVNLGSDGSVQSVMSAD, encoded by the coding sequence ATGGCGATCGAACACGACTACTTCGGACTCCTCTCGTCAGGACCCGACGGCTCGATCTTCTGGTCGGAGACCGTCGAACTCGGCGACCAGAGCGTCACCGTCGATCTCACGGCTCCTGACCAGGACGACGTGTCCGCGGACGCGCTCGACATCGCCGCTGCGCTCATCGCCGGTCTCGAGAATGTGGACGACACGGCTCGTCGCGGAATGCTTTCCGAGGTGGACGATCGCACGAGCGAGGTGACCGAGTACATCCTCCAGCAGCAGGAGACCTACGGCGACGATCTGCCCGACGTGCTCGTGGACGTCTCGGGCGACGCCGCAGTCGACATCATCCGCTCGCTGCGACTGATGAGCATGACGATCCTGGCGGATGAGCACGGCGGTTCTGAGCCGTTCGCCGTGCTCGAGTACGCCCTCGACGACAGTTCGACCGACGACGTCCTGCTCGTGAACCTGGGATCCGACGGCAGCGTGCAGTCGGTCATGAGCGCCGACTGA
- the ftsY gene encoding signal recognition particle-docking protein FtsY yields the protein MAEKSWSLGRALRGMFVKPTIDETTWEDLETALITADFGPDISERVVEELREKVDRFRTTDPQDLQRMLRETLEEHFAKFDTTLKLTERPAVVLVVGVNGVGKTTTIGKFTKFLRGYQRSVVVGAADTFRAAAVDQLATWAQRGGAAIVRPQQEGQDPASVAFQTIDYAKREGIEIAIIDTAGRLHTKGGLMDELGKIRRVIEKQAPISEVLLVLDATTGQNGVMQAESFLEHAGVTGLVLTKLDGSAKGGFVLAVQERTGIPVKLLGQGEGIDDLTGFTPHVFVQSLVG from the coding sequence ATGGCGGAGAAGTCCTGGTCTCTCGGTCGCGCACTGCGCGGCATGTTCGTCAAGCCCACCATCGACGAGACGACCTGGGAGGACCTCGAGACCGCGCTCATCACCGCGGACTTCGGACCCGACATCAGCGAGCGCGTCGTCGAGGAGCTCCGCGAGAAGGTGGACCGCTTCCGCACGACCGATCCGCAGGATCTGCAGCGGATGCTGCGCGAGACGCTGGAAGAGCACTTCGCGAAGTTCGACACCACGCTGAAGCTCACCGAGCGCCCTGCCGTCGTTCTGGTGGTCGGGGTCAACGGCGTGGGGAAGACGACCACGATCGGCAAGTTCACGAAGTTCCTCCGCGGGTACCAGCGCAGCGTCGTGGTCGGGGCGGCCGACACCTTCCGTGCCGCAGCGGTCGATCAGCTCGCGACCTGGGCGCAGCGCGGGGGAGCGGCGATCGTGCGCCCGCAGCAGGAGGGGCAGGATCCGGCATCCGTCGCCTTCCAGACCATCGACTACGCCAAGCGCGAAGGCATCGAGATCGCGATCATCGACACCGCCGGACGTCTGCACACCAAGGGCGGGCTCATGGATGAGCTCGGCAAGATCCGCCGTGTCATCGAGAAGCAGGCGCCGATCAGCGAGGTGCTGCTCGTCCTCGACGCCACGACGGGGCAGAACGGCGTCATGCAGGCGGAGTCGTTCCTGGAGCATGCCGGCGTCACCGGTCTCGTCCTGACGAAGCTCGACGGCTCGGCGAAGGGCGGATTCGTGCTTGCCGTGCAGGAGCGCACCGGCATCCCCGTGAAGCTGCTCGGGCAGGGCGAGGGCATCGACGATCTGACCGGATTCACCCCCCATGTGTTCGTCCAGTCGCTGGTCGGTTGA
- the lipB gene encoding lipoyl(octanoyl) transferase LipB: MLDILTPGFAPNPVPYTDGWELQRRVHADVVDGTRHDTLILLEHEAVYTAGKRTEPHERPQDGTPVVDVDRGGKITWHGPGQLVGYPIVRLPEPMDVVAHVRRLERLLIDVLRPFGVDGYQVDGRSGVWVRRPLSEDKVAAIGVRVQQGVTMHGFAINCDNSLAGFRGIIPCGITDAGVTTVSEVVGRAVAPADIVESVITAFTADYAGTDLAGARA, from the coding sequence ATGCTCGACATCCTCACCCCCGGGTTCGCACCGAACCCTGTTCCGTACACCGATGGGTGGGAGCTGCAGCGTCGCGTCCACGCCGACGTCGTCGACGGCACCCGTCACGACACGCTCATCCTGCTCGAACACGAGGCCGTGTACACGGCCGGCAAGCGCACCGAGCCCCACGAGCGACCGCAGGACGGCACGCCGGTGGTCGACGTCGATCGGGGAGGCAAGATCACCTGGCACGGGCCGGGTCAGCTCGTCGGCTACCCCATCGTCCGGCTGCCCGAGCCGATGGACGTCGTCGCGCACGTGCGCCGCCTGGAGCGGCTGCTGATCGACGTCCTGCGTCCGTTCGGCGTCGACGGCTACCAGGTGGACGGTCGGAGCGGCGTCTGGGTGCGCCGCCCGCTCTCCGAGGACAAGGTCGCGGCCATCGGCGTGCGCGTGCAGCAGGGCGTGACGATGCACGGCTTCGCGATCAACTGCGACAACTCGCTGGCCGGATTCCGCGGGATCATCCCCTGCGGGATCACGGATGCCGGTGTCACCACGGTGAGCGAGGTCGTCGGGCGGGCCGTGGCGCCCGCCGACATCGTCGAGTCCGTCATCACCGCCTTCACCGCCGACTACGCCGGAACCGACCTCGCAGGAGCACGCGCATGA
- the smc gene encoding chromosome segregation protein SMC, with the protein MHLKSLTLKGFKSFAQPTSFVFEPGVTCIVGPNGSGKSNVVDALAWVMGEQGAKTLRGGKMEDVIFAGTSTRGPLGRAEVQLTIDNADGALPIEYAEVTISRTLFRNGSSEYAINGESCRLLDVQELLSDSGLGREMHVIVGQGRLDTVLQASPEDRRGFIEEAAGILKHRRRKEKTLRKLDAMEANLTRLSDLAGEIRRQLKPLGRQAEIAREAQTIAAVVRDAKARIFADDVVALRTALADHTRTEHERHTERLVLSDQAETVRASIARLEQDQNSVAVDQARSVAFGLEQVQERMRGLYTLANQRLALLGSEEDDAAVTAVTVTQSTIDEAREEIDLISAGLGDAQDAAAAASREVVHARAELDTLDVDIAEQSALVSEYDMRLSTLRGTADAAASALAAVRGAVLRQENALEAANVRRREATEALDAIDDAEAPEGTAVEHAAAYDSAQRASSTAEAEREALRERLHAAEREVDSLTAKAAALSSALALSGGAAEIVKAGGAGVRGLVGDAVQVRSGFEAAIAAVLGSLAEGVLIDSSAEAFAAAAEAAEQRRGVVDFVVADALRPIVDLPAIDGITPATETVTAPDGVLGILSHVLIAADLDAARAARAALDTAGDVTTTIVTLGGDVVTAQTLRTGSGGERSRLELAAERDAAKERLSEIQIVVDSLREAREDANEAVETTRRQAKDALRALREHDAALASHAEQVNRITVRHESAVAECERLESGLAQAQAAVADAEAKAQAAKDEVDAAIAAPRPVLDATARDGLLEALEAAREDEVRARLEIETLRERVRAAQARVTSLERQREQERDAAAEAARRAVIRRTQREAASGVAEELPRILDSLDRSVTEARIALGEAESARSAQNEELVALRAQETSLRERLAGLTESVHGLELQIHEKKLHLNSLLERVSSELALDEDILIAEYGPDQLVPRDPGVTPADGELIDDTAIPFDRRIQQRRLGEAERKLAQLGRVNPLALEEFAALEQRHAFLTEQLADLTQTRQDLLTIIGDLDERMQTIFASAFEDTKEAFGQVFPLLFPGGSGSISLTDPDNMLTTGIEVSVRPVGKKIERLSLLSGGERSLAAVALLVAIFKARPSPFYILDEVEAALDDANLGRLLTVFEQLRESSQLLVITHQKRTMEIADALYGVSMRQDGVSAVVGQRVGDRAAAS; encoded by the coding sequence ATGCATCTGAAGAGCCTGACGCTCAAGGGGTTCAAGTCGTTCGCCCAGCCGACCAGTTTCGTGTTCGAGCCGGGCGTCACCTGCATCGTCGGCCCGAACGGATCGGGCAAGTCGAACGTCGTCGACGCGCTCGCCTGGGTCATGGGGGAGCAGGGCGCCAAGACGCTCCGCGGCGGCAAGATGGAAGACGTCATCTTCGCCGGTACTTCGACTCGAGGACCCCTCGGGCGCGCGGAGGTCCAGCTCACGATCGACAACGCCGACGGCGCGCTCCCCATCGAGTACGCCGAGGTGACGATCAGCCGGACCCTCTTCCGCAACGGCTCGAGCGAGTACGCGATCAACGGGGAGAGCTGCCGGCTGCTCGATGTGCAGGAGCTGCTGAGCGACTCGGGTCTCGGACGCGAGATGCACGTCATCGTCGGACAGGGGCGCCTCGACACCGTCCTGCAGGCGTCGCCCGAGGATCGTCGTGGCTTCATCGAAGAGGCCGCCGGCATCCTGAAGCACCGTCGCCGCAAGGAGAAGACCCTCCGCAAGCTCGACGCCATGGAGGCGAACCTCACGCGCCTCAGCGATCTGGCGGGCGAGATCCGGCGTCAGCTCAAGCCCCTGGGCCGGCAGGCGGAGATCGCTCGCGAGGCGCAGACCATCGCGGCGGTGGTCCGCGACGCGAAGGCACGCATCTTCGCGGATGACGTCGTCGCGCTGCGCACGGCGCTGGCCGACCACACGCGCACTGAGCACGAGCGCCACACGGAGCGTCTGGTGCTGTCCGACCAGGCCGAGACCGTGCGCGCGAGCATCGCCCGCCTCGAGCAGGACCAGAACTCCGTCGCGGTCGATCAGGCGCGGAGTGTGGCATTCGGGCTCGAGCAGGTCCAGGAGCGGATGCGCGGTCTCTACACGCTCGCGAACCAGCGCCTCGCGTTGCTGGGCTCCGAGGAAGACGATGCGGCCGTCACTGCGGTGACGGTGACGCAGAGCACGATCGACGAGGCGCGCGAGGAGATCGATCTGATCTCCGCCGGACTCGGCGATGCGCAGGACGCGGCTGCAGCGGCGAGCCGGGAGGTTGTGCACGCCCGCGCCGAGCTGGACACACTCGACGTCGACATCGCGGAGCAGAGCGCTCTCGTCTCGGAGTACGACATGCGGCTCTCGACGCTGCGCGGTACCGCGGATGCGGCGGCGTCGGCGCTGGCGGCCGTGCGAGGCGCGGTGCTGCGGCAGGAGAACGCGCTGGAGGCCGCGAACGTCCGACGACGCGAGGCGACGGAGGCGCTCGACGCGATCGATGATGCCGAGGCTCCCGAGGGGACCGCCGTCGAGCATGCTGCCGCGTACGACAGCGCGCAGCGGGCCTCCTCGACGGCCGAAGCCGAGCGTGAGGCGCTGCGGGAGCGGCTGCACGCCGCCGAGCGCGAGGTCGACTCGCTGACGGCGAAGGCGGCGGCGCTGAGCAGCGCGCTCGCGCTGTCCGGTGGCGCGGCGGAGATCGTCAAAGCCGGCGGAGCCGGTGTGCGCGGACTCGTCGGCGACGCGGTGCAGGTGCGCTCCGGCTTCGAAGCGGCCATCGCGGCCGTCCTCGGTTCGCTCGCAGAAGGCGTGTTGATCGACTCGTCAGCCGAGGCCTTCGCGGCGGCCGCGGAGGCCGCCGAGCAGCGTCGCGGCGTCGTGGACTTCGTCGTGGCCGACGCCCTGCGTCCGATCGTCGATCTGCCCGCGATCGACGGGATCACGCCGGCGACCGAGACCGTCACCGCTCCCGACGGGGTGCTGGGCATCCTGTCGCACGTGCTCATCGCCGCCGATCTCGATGCGGCGCGAGCAGCGCGCGCAGCCCTGGACACCGCCGGCGACGTCACGACCACCATCGTCACGCTCGGTGGCGACGTGGTCACCGCTCAGACCCTGCGGACCGGATCGGGAGGCGAGAGGTCTCGCCTGGAGCTCGCGGCCGAGCGCGATGCGGCGAAGGAGCGGCTCTCCGAGATCCAGATCGTCGTCGATTCTCTGCGGGAAGCGCGGGAAGACGCGAACGAAGCCGTCGAGACGACCCGTCGTCAGGCGAAGGATGCGCTGCGGGCCCTTCGCGAGCACGACGCCGCCCTGGCAAGCCACGCGGAGCAGGTGAACCGGATCACGGTGCGGCATGAGTCGGCCGTGGCGGAGTGCGAGCGGCTCGAGTCCGGGCTCGCCCAGGCGCAGGCGGCCGTCGCCGATGCCGAGGCGAAGGCGCAGGCCGCCAAGGACGAAGTGGACGCGGCGATCGCCGCGCCGCGTCCGGTCCTCGACGCGACGGCACGCGACGGCCTGCTCGAAGCACTCGAGGCTGCTCGGGAGGACGAGGTCCGTGCCCGACTGGAGATCGAGACGCTCCGCGAGCGGGTGCGCGCCGCGCAGGCACGGGTGACGAGCCTCGAGCGCCAGCGCGAACAGGAGCGCGACGCCGCCGCAGAGGCGGCACGCAGAGCGGTCATCCGTCGCACGCAGCGCGAGGCGGCATCCGGTGTCGCCGAGGAGCTGCCCCGCATCCTCGACTCGCTCGATCGATCTGTCACCGAAGCGCGTATCGCGCTCGGCGAGGCGGAGTCCGCGCGCTCGGCGCAGAACGAGGAGCTCGTGGCGCTGCGCGCGCAGGAGACGTCCTTGCGGGAGCGGCTGGCCGGACTCACGGAGAGCGTGCACGGGCTCGAGCTCCAGATCCACGAGAAGAAGCTGCACCTCAACAGCCTGCTCGAGCGCGTGTCGTCGGAACTCGCCCTCGACGAAGATATTCTCATTGCGGAATATGGACCGGATCAGCTGGTTCCTCGCGATCCCGGCGTCACGCCCGCCGACGGTGAGCTCATCGACGACACGGCCATCCCCTTCGATCGACGTATCCAGCAGCGCCGTCTCGGTGAGGCCGAACGCAAGCTCGCGCAGCTCGGGCGCGTCAACCCGCTCGCTCTCGAGGAGTTCGCCGCGCTGGAGCAGCGGCATGCCTTCCTCACCGAGCAGCTGGCCGATCTCACGCAGACGCGCCAGGACCTGCTGACGATCATCGGCGACCTCGACGAGCGCATGCAGACGATCTTCGCGAGCGCCTTCGAAGACACGAAGGAAGCCTTCGGCCAGGTGTTCCCGCTGCTGTTCCCCGGTGGATCGGGAAGCATCAGCCTCACCGATCCGGACAACATGCTGACCACGGGCATCGAGGTCTCGGTGCGTCCGGTCGGCAAGAAGATCGAGAGGCTGTCTCTGCTCTCCGGCGGCGAGCGCTCTCTCGCGGCCGTCGCTCTGCTCGTCGCGATCTTCAAGGCGCGCCCGAGTCCGTTCTACATCCTCGACGAGGTCGAGGCCGCCCTCGACGACGCCAATCTCGGACGGCTCCTGACGGTCTTCGAACAGCTGCGCGAGAGCTCGCAGCTGCTGGTCATCACCCACCAGAAGCGCACGATGGAGATCGCGGACGCCCTGTACGGCGTGTCGATGCGCCAGGACGGCGTGTCCGCGGTGGTCGGACAGCGCGTCGGCGACCGCGCGGCCGCGAGCTGA
- a CDS encoding TetR/AcrR family transcriptional regulator, giving the protein MNSTGRAGRPKASSRETLAEAACELFLERGYDATSVADITQRAGVSRSSFFNYFTSKSDVLWSGVDERIGQAISSLEALGRTAAGDAVRGILLLVVRDFEPDPLALALRNAAAMGLQDELVRDTGLRLARLAAAVSGAASASGVDVVRADILGAAHAAAVLSSLRVWAEHGAGLGTPEAVLLDALGTIHDLPWAV; this is encoded by the coding sequence ATGAACTCCACCGGTCGCGCGGGTCGCCCCAAGGCGTCGTCGCGGGAGACGCTCGCCGAAGCGGCGTGCGAGCTCTTCCTGGAGCGCGGCTACGACGCGACATCGGTGGCGGACATCACCCAGCGCGCCGGGGTGAGCCGCTCGAGCTTCTTCAACTACTTCACATCCAAGAGCGACGTGCTGTGGTCCGGTGTGGACGAGCGGATCGGCCAGGCGATCTCCTCCCTCGAGGCGCTGGGCAGAACGGCGGCCGGAGACGCCGTGCGCGGCATCCTGCTGCTGGTCGTGCGCGATTTCGAACCCGACCCGCTGGCGCTGGCGCTCCGCAACGCCGCCGCGATGGGGCTGCAGGACGAGCTCGTGCGCGACACGGGTCTTCGTCTCGCCCGGCTCGCCGCCGCCGTGTCCGGTGCCGCGAGCGCGTCGGGCGTCGACGTCGTCCGCGCGGACATCCTCGGCGCGGCGCACGCGGCCGCGGTGCTGTCATCGCTGCGCGTGTGGGCCGAGCACGGAGCGGGTCTGGGAACGCCGGAGGCCGTCCTGCTGGACGCGCTCGGGACGATCCACGATCTTCCGTGGGCGGTCTGA
- the lipA gene encoding lipoyl synthase — protein MTAAPEGRKLLRLEIRNAETPIERKPEWIKTKAKMGPEYTALHSLVKSEDLHTVCQEAGCPNIFECWEDREATFLIGGSQCTRRCDFCQIDTGKPDAYDTDEPRRVAESVQRMNLRYATVTSVARDDLPDTGAWLNAETVRKIHELNPNTGVELLANEHNADPAFLGQIFDARPEVFAHNVETVPRIFKRIRPAFKYERSLDVLTQGRNAGLITKSNLILGMGEEPEEVVQALQDLHDAGCDIITITQYLRPTPRHLPVARWVKPAEFVEFKEEAERIGFLGVLAGPLVRSSYRAGRLWAQSMASKGREIPAHLAHIAESADLGFAQAV, from the coding sequence ATGACCGCCGCACCCGAAGGGCGCAAGCTCCTCCGCCTCGAGATCCGCAACGCCGAGACCCCCATCGAGCGCAAGCCCGAGTGGATCAAGACCAAGGCGAAGATGGGCCCCGAGTACACCGCGCTGCACTCGCTCGTGAAGAGCGAGGACCTCCACACGGTGTGCCAGGAAGCCGGATGCCCGAACATCTTCGAGTGCTGGGAGGACCGCGAGGCGACGTTCCTCATCGGTGGATCCCAGTGCACGCGACGCTGCGACTTCTGCCAGATCGACACCGGCAAGCCGGACGCCTACGACACGGACGAACCGCGACGCGTCGCCGAGAGCGTCCAGCGGATGAACCTCCGCTACGCGACCGTGACGAGCGTCGCGCGCGACGATCTGCCCGACACGGGCGCCTGGCTCAACGCCGAGACCGTCCGGAAGATCCATGAGCTCAACCCGAACACCGGCGTCGAGCTGCTCGCGAACGAGCACAACGCCGATCCCGCGTTCCTCGGTCAGATCTTCGACGCGCGCCCCGAGGTCTTCGCACACAACGTCGAGACGGTGCCCCGCATCTTCAAGCGCATCCGTCCGGCGTTCAAGTACGAGCGGTCCCTCGACGTGCTCACGCAGGGCCGCAACGCCGGACTCATCACCAAGTCGAACCTGATCCTCGGAATGGGCGAAGAGCCGGAAGAGGTCGTCCAGGCTCTGCAGGATCTGCACGACGCCGGCTGCGACATCATCACGATCACGCAGTACCTGCGTCCCACACCGCGCCACCTTCCGGTCGCCCGCTGGGTCAAGCCGGCCGAGTTCGTCGAGTTCAAGGAGGAGGCGGAGCGCATCGGCTTCCTCGGCGTGCTCGCCGGTCCTCTCGTGCGCTCGTCCTACCGCGCAGGTCGGCTGTGGGCGCAGTCGATGGCATCGAAGGGGCGCGAGATCCCCGCGCACCTCGCACACATCGCCGAGAGCGCGGATCTGGGCTTCGCTCAGGCCGTGTAG